CACGCTCAGCCTGGTTCCGGCAGTCAGACGACGCATAGCCGAACCGGCCCGCAGACGACGCATTCGCATTTGAGGAAATCCCATAGTCTTACTCCTGCTCCAGTGCAATCTCTTCTTCCGTCAAATAGCATGGCGGCTCATTCCGCCATAACTCGATATTGGCGCTTCCGTCCAATGAACGAAAATTGCCGCCGCACAAATCAAACCACCGGCAGCGCCGGCACCGAGGGTCCCGATACTTCTTTTTGTTCCGCAAAATCGTCAGAACCGGTTCGGCCGGGTTCTCCCAGATTTGGGCAAACGGCTTTTCGAGGATATTCCCAAGCGAATAACTCCGCCAAAACTGGTCAGGATACACCCGTCCGGCCCAGTCCACGGCGGCAATGTTCTGTCCGATGCGGTTGCCGGCCGCCCGCCGGAGCAGCACCTCCGCATCAGCCGCCCGCTCCAAAGACAGCCGCCGCAGCCGCATCAGAATATACGGCCCATCCGCATGGTTGCCGACCGTGAGCACTTCATCCGCCTGTCCGGCGGCGGTCATTCGCTCCGTACAGGAAAGAATCGAATCCATCGCCTCCCGCACCAAAGCCGCGGAAGGTACCGCTTCCACCAGGTCTTCGGCGCGGCCGGTCCGAATCAAATGATAAAAGCAGATGCGCCGCACATCCAGGTCCGCCGCAATCTGAAACAGCAAAGGAATCTGCCTGATATTGTCCGCCGTCATTGTAAACCGAATGCCCGCAGGAATTCCCGCCCGGCGGCAGGAGCGAATTCCCTCCACGGCCGCGGCAAAAGCCCCCTTGACCTGCCGAAAATCATCGTGAAACTCCGCCGGCCCATCCAGCGAAATCCCGACATAACTGACCCCCAGAGCCGCCAGACGCTCAGCGGTTGAATCCTGAATCAGCGTGCCGTTCGTGGATAAAACGGTGCGAATCCCTCTGCAGCAGGCACATTCAATCAGAGCAAATAGGTCTTCGCGAAGCAGCGGTTCTCCGCCGCTGAACAGCAGAACCGGACAGCCGTAATCGGCAATCTGGCCTATCAGCCGCCGGGCCTGTTCCGTCGTCAGCTCGGGCTCCTTTCCGCCGCTCCGCACATGGCTGTAGCAGTGACGGCACAGCAGATTGCACCGCCGGGTACAGTTGAACACCACAATCGGCTTGTGATTCCGATGCGGCGGATAACGCAGCTCATCCGACCGGCCGGACTTGCCGCAATACAATTTGCTGATATTAATCATAATAGCGAATCAGGGCCTCTGTGAGCCCCTCCAGGGTATGCACGGGTGCTTCAAGGGCTGCCGGAAGCTCTTCCTCCAGCAGCCGACGGGTCGTGCTCGGGCCGATGGAGGCGATTTTTGCCCCGCTTTTGAGCACAGTTTCCTTCGGCACAACCTTCAAAAAAGCGGATACGGCCGAACTGCTCGCAAAAAGAATCCAGTCAATCTTCCGCCGGCTCAACCGCCCCAGGACTGGTTCAATCTGCCGAGCGGGCAGCTCCGCCGGTTCCGCTGTATAAATCGAAACTTCCTCCACAACCGCCCCCTGCCGCTGCAGGGACTTCGGAAGGTCATCCGGAGCAACGGCGGAACGCAGCAGCAGAAATTTCTTTCCGGCCGGCGGCTCCTTCGCAGACAATTCCTCCGCCAGCGCCTGACCGGTAAACGTCGTCGGAACAAAATCAGCCCGCAAACCGTACTCGCACAAAGCCCGTGCAGTCTCCGGGCCGATGCAGGCAATCCGGGCCCGACCAAAAGCCCGTGCATCTTTCCCCAGCTCACCCAATCGTTGCAGCGAAAACTCCACTCCGCGCCGGCTGGTAAAAACAACCCAGTCAAACTCTTCCAGCTGATTCAGGGCCGTATCCGCCGCACCGGTCTGGGCAAAGTTTCGCACGGCAAGCACAGGCAAACCCAGCACGTCGGCTCCCAATTCATTCAGCCGTCGGCTCAATGAACGATTCCCCTCCTCATCACGGGCAATCAGGATAGTCCTGCTCGCCAGCGGGCGACGGCGAAACCAGTCCGTTTCCTCCCGATAGACGGCTGTCGGTCCAATCAATACGATAGCCGGTGCGTCCATCCCCTCCTGCCGGCAGACCGAAGCAATCCGCTCCAAAGACGCCTGAACCAGACGCTGATGCGGCAGACTGGCGTTCTGAATCACCGCCGCCGGGGTATCCGCCGGTTTGCCGTTTGCCAAAAGGGACGCAACAATCTGCTCCAGATTGCTCATCGCCATATAAAAGGCGATTGTGCCGCGAAAGCCGGCCAGGAAATCCCAGTCAATTGAAGATTCATTTTTGTCGGGGGCCTCCTGACCGGTTACAAAAAGAACCTGTGAGCTGAACTGCCGGTCGGTCAGGAACATTCCGGAATAAGCCGCCGCCGCAGAAGCCGCCGTCACGCCGGGAACCACCTCAAAATCAATTCCCCCCTGAATACAAGTCTGGATTTCCTCCGCCGTCCGGCCGAAAAAACCGGGGTCTCCTCCTTTGAGCCGTACAACAACCGGATATTGAGCGGCTTTCTCCAGCAGCAGCCGATTGATTTGCTCCTGCGTAAAAGGGGTTTCCCCTGTTCGTTTGCGGACACAGAGACATTCGCAGTCCGGCCGGCAGTCCTCCAGCAGGACCTCATTGACCAGTCCGTCGAAAATCACACAGTCGGCCTGACGAAGGAGCTGTGCCCCGCGCAGGGTAATCAGCGCCGGATCACCCGGACCCGCCCCAACAAAATAGATTTTGGATTTATGCATTCGTTTTTAAAATCTCCAGAGCCCCCTGCTCAATCAGCCGCTCGGCCAGACAATCCGCCCATTCTACCGCATTCCGGACCGGCCCGCAAATCCGCTCTTTCAGGAAAGGATGTCCCTGCGGGCCCGACGCGAAAGCCGTCAGCGTAATCTGCTCGTTTTCTATTGCCGCATAGGCCCCGACCGGCGCATGGCATCCGGGATGAAGTCGAGCCAGAATCCGGCGTTCCGCCTGGGCCGCCGCCGCCGTCGGAACATGATGAATCGTTTGGAACAATTCGAACAAACGCTCATTTTCCCGGAGAATCTCGACCGCAATGACTCCCTGCGCCGGTGCCGGCAGGAAATCCAGCGGGTCCAATATCAGCCCGTTCCAGCCGTGTATCCCCAGCCGCTCCAGTCCGGCACGAGCCAGAATGACGGCATCATAGCGCCCCTCCTGCAGCTTTCGCAGACGTGTTTCGACATTGCCCCGAAGCGGCTCAACCCGTACATCGGGCCGCCGCCGAAGAAGCTGGGCCTGCCGGCGAATGCTCGAAGTGCCCACACAGGCCGACGGCGGCAGCTCTTGAAGGTTCCGGATGGGCCTGCGGGCCAGCAGAACATCCTCCGGAAAATCCCGCTCCAGCACCGCCGCAATACACAGGCCATCCGGCGTCTGGGTCGGCAAATCCTTGAAACTGTGAACGGCAAAATCCGCCGCCCCTTCCAGCAGCGCCTGCTGGAGACGGGCGGTAAAAAAACCGCTGCCTTCCAGTTTCCACAGCGGAGCATCCGCCTGCTGGTCGCCCTGTGTCCGGAGGATTTGCATCTCCACAGACAATCCCGGACAAACCTTTTGCAGGGCATCAATTACCCGCTGGGTCTGAATCAGGGCCAGTTTCGAACCGCGTGTGGCTGCACGGAGCAGGGTCATTCCTTTTGTCTCTTTTTCGGTGGGTCTTCCAGCAGCATCTTCCGCACCACATCCAGCACGCCCAAAAAATCCCCGGAGGGCTCTTGGCTGCCGCACTGCTTGAGATACGAAATCGGGCCGTGCAGAATCTTGCGGGCCAGCGACTCGGCAAACCGCTGAAGCTGGGCATGTTCCGACTTGCTGAAATACCGCTGATAACGCCGGGCCTCCTTTTGAGCCAGCTGCCTGTAGCGGGAGGATAAATCGCTGACAAGATCCGCTGTCTGAAGCGAATCCAGCCAGGCCGCAAACCGCTGTGCATGTTCGGCAACAATCTGCTCGGCCTGCTGAATCTGTTCAACCTGAATAGAACGGCTTGCCTCCGTTTGTCGGTTCAAATCATCCAGATTAAACAAACGAACCTGCGCAATCTCCCCCAGCGCCGGCTCCACATCTCTGGGCATCGCCAAATCGAGAATCAGAATCGGCCGGCTTCGCTGAGTGAGCAGATAGGAGTGCTCAGCGGCCGTAATCAGCGGAGTCGGCGAAGCCGTCGTGCAGACAGCCAAATCAGCCTGCCCCAGCAAATCCCCCAGCGAACCAAACTCCGCCGGCTGTCCGAACCGAAGCGCAGCGGCCAGCTGACGGGCGGATTCCAGACGCCGGCTGACAATCCACAACTGACCAATTCCGACCTTCACCAAAAGACGGCCCACCAGCTCCGCATTCTCGCCGGCCCCCAGCAGAAGCACTTTAGCGCCCGGCAGGGACATTTCTTTCCAGGCCAGTTCCACCGCCGCCGCCCCCAGCGAAATGGTTCCGGACTGAAGGATTGTCCGGCTGCGCACCTCTTTGGATGCGCGAAACGCTCGATGCATCAGCCGATGAAAAAGGTAGCGGGTGGTCTGTTCTTCATTGGCCAGCGCATACGCCGCCTTCAGCTGGCTGATAATCTGATGCTCGCCGAGCATTTGAGAATCCAGTCCGGCGGCCACGGCGAAAAGATGTTCCACCGCTTTTGTTCCGACATATTCTTTTGCATAACGGTGCCAGGAGTCGGCGGCGGAAGGGTCCATCCCCCGTATCACTTCTTCCAGCAATCCTGCACTGTCGGCGGTCTTCTCCACGGTCAGATAAAGCTCCGTTCGATTGCAAGTACACAGGATCACGGATTCCTGAACAGATGAATGCCCTTTCAGAGCCCGGAGCAGACTCCTTTGGCGTTCTTCAGAAAAAGCCAGTTTTTCCCTCGCTTCGTAGGGAGCATCACGAAAACTGACACCGCAGCAAACAAGCTTCATAGCGGCAGTTTAGCAGAGACTGCCGAAGAAATCAACGGCGCAGAAAAGAAGGTCTGCCGACATCGGTCAGCAGACCTTCCTGCTTTGCAGAAATCAATTCGGAAGGGCACCGGCCGGACGCCCCATAGCACGGACAATCTTTCGCCCTTCGAATGATTGGGTGCCGCGCATCGTCGTAATCTGGCCGGTCAGTTTTGAATCCGCCAGTTTGCCTTCCAGGCTGATTTCAAATGTCCGTTCTCCGAATTCCCGTTTGGCCTTGAAGGAAACCTTCGTTCCGTCAAACTCAATCTTTTCAATCGGGAGGGTCCCGTACAGACCGCTCAGGTCCGGATTCACACGCAGCCGCTGCTTGTAAGGTCCCTGCTCCGTAACAATCTCCAGGTCCCAGCTGCCGATCAGGGCTTCCCCAAAGCGGCTTCCTTCCACAGCAATATCCCCCATTTCCGATTTCAGCGTTCCTTTGAGCAGACCGCTCTGGCGGTCGATGGTTCCTTCAAAAGTCGTATCCATCTGACGGTCGCCCATCTTGATTTTTCGCTTCAGCGTAAGGGTCCCGCGTTCATACTTCACATCCGATACTTCGCTCTCGACCGGAGCCGATTGCCACTGGCCGGTCAGATTGCCCTCTTTATCCATCTGAATAATCAGTTTGGCTTCAACATCCTGCTCACCGACCCTGTATTTGAGATTCCACGTTCCGACTGCTCTCGGAATGCGAGGGAGCCGACGACCCGTGATTTCCGAATCTCCCCGCTCACCCGAAAGGGTTCCGGACAGTTTATCCTCTTCTACCGTGCCGGAAAACTTCGACCGGTATTCCTCCCCGCGAAACCGGGCAATCTGCTCAAAACGAAGCTTGCCGTCCTCAAACTGGATATCCTTCAACTCGGCCACTCCCCAGAAACTGACCCAATCGCCTTTCAGATTGCCGTTTTCATCCCGACTAAAGGAAACAAGGGCATCCATCTCGCGGTCCTCAAATTTGACTTTCAGTTCCCAATCGCCCCAAAGCCCTCTGCCGGGCCCACCGGTTCCGGCTGTCTGTGCCGATGCCGACAAAGAAATGACCGTGGAAATCCCCAACACCAACAACAGGAAATGCAGGCAAGAAAAGGATGATTTCATAACAGGCCCTCCGAAATCACGGTTCCTTTTGGCTGCTGAACCCAACAAAGTTCAGCATTTGAACCAAAGCATAAACCGCATCTTTCCGGAGAGCAAGTATTTTTTAAGAAGACCGTTCAAAAGGTTTCCGCCGCCTTTCGGGCCTGCTCGAGGGCACGCTGAACCGCTTTTTCCGACTCCGCCGGTTCCGCCAGCGTCGGCTCCGCAAGAAGCGAACCAATCTGTTCAAAACCAATAAAGCTGAGAATCAATTCGAAATATTTTTTCTGCAAATCAAAAGGACTGTCCGCCGGATAACTGCCGCCGCGGGAGTAAATCACCATGGCCGGCTTTCCCCGAACCAGTCCTTCATAGCCGTTCTGCCCAAACCGGAAGGTATACCCCGGCTGCACAAGAATATCGATATATTGCTTCAACCGCCAGGGAATCCCGAAATTCCACATCGGAACGGCAAAAACATACTTGTCTGCATTCTTAAAATGCTCGATAACCTTCTCCACCTTATCCCAAACCTCACGCTCCTGTGCCGTGTGCTTTTGGCCGTGCAGAATTGTATATTTGGCCTGGACCGCCAATCCGTCAAAGGACGGCAAATCCGCCTCGAAAAGATTCAGCTTTTCTACGGTATCTGCCGGATGGGATTTTAGGTACGATTTGACAAAGGCATCCGCAACCTGGATGGATTTTGACCGCTCCTTCCTTGGCGATGCCTGAATGTAAAGAATTCTGCTCATTTCCGGTCTCCTTTCTTTTTTTATTTTTACGCCTTGATTACCCCGCTGTTCACCCTCATAAGAAAATTCTTGTAGTTCATCCGCTTCTCTTTAGAATAAACCAAAACAAAAAGAATTCGAGGAGCAAACCATGCGAAACAATCTTATTCTGATCATCCTCTCGTTGTCCGCCGTCTCCGACGCAGAACAAAACAGCAGCGAAGCTGAATCTGTCGGCAAACTGTGGGCAGGCGGCGGGCTTCTGACCCTGCAAAAACCTTACAAAGGCGTCGAATCAGAATGCTATGCCCTCCCGCTTCTCATTTATCAGGGCCCCAAATTAACATTGTTCGGCCCGGTTGCCACATATTCTCTTTTTGGTGAGGAAAACCGTTGGGCTTTCCAAGGGCTGGCACGTATCCGGACGGAGGGGTATAACAACAACGACAGCCGATATTTAGACGGCATGTCAGACCGAGACTCTACCCTCGAACTCGGCGTGCGGTACCTTCACGACTTGAATTTTGCGGTACTGTCGCTGGACTTCAGCCACGACATTTTAGACAAACACAGCGGCTGGGAAAGTCGACTGACTTTGAGAAAAACCTTTCGAGACATACTGGACATTCAATCACTTAATCTCACTCCGTCTTTCGGCGTAAACTGGAGAAACAAACAATTAAACGACTACTACTACGGCGTGCGGACCTCTGAATCAGCACCCGGCCGCAATGCTTACAGTGTCGGCGGTTCCCTCGGCTGGCTGACAGGAGTCCAGCTGAACTATAAACTCTCCGAGAAATGGTCTCTTTTCGGTTTGATGAACCTTGAATGGCTGGACAACGAAATCACCGACAGCCCTATTGTGGAAAAAGATTATACCCTCTCCGCGCTCGCCGGTCTGCTTTTTGAATTTTAATCAGACATTAAACCGAAAACAGATGATGTCGCCGTCCTGAACAACGTAGGTTTTGCCTTCCAGCCGCATCCGTCCGGCGGCTTTGACGGCTTTTTCGTCTCCGAGCCGGCGCAAATCCTCATACGACATCGTTTCCGCGCGAATAAAGCCCCGCTGAATATCGCTGTGAACCTTGCCGGCCGCCTCGTGAGCAATGGTGCCGGCCCGAATCGGCCAGGCACGCACTTCATCTTTGCCGACAGTCAGAAAGCTAATCAGCCCCAGCGTTCGATAACAACTCTGCACAAACTGAGCTGAGGCGGGCTTGGTAATCCCCAAATCCTTCATAAACTCCGCCCGACTCTCCGCATCCAGCTGCGCCAGTTCGCTTTCAATCTCCGCCGACAGGCAAATCACCTCCGCCCCGTCCGCCGCCGCCCCCAAATCCATCGTTTGCCCAACCTGCTTTTCGCCGACGTTGACCACAATCATCATCGGACGCAGCGTCAAAAACCCCAGCGGCTTAATCAGCTCCAGCTCCTGCGCATTCAGGGCCGCCTGACGAAGCGGTTTTTCCGATTCGAGCACCTGCTGGAGTTTGTGATGAAGGGCCAGTTCCTCCTTGTCCCGGGCCTGCGTTTTTGTGGGTTTGTGCATTTGCTTTTCGAGCCGGTCAATCCGATTGGTCACCAGCTCCAAATCGGCCAGCAGCATCTCGGTCTTCAGCTCCTCCAAATCCTTGCGCGGGTCGATTCGGTTCCGATACGCCGGTACGGAATCGTTCTCAAACGCCCGAAGAACGGCAACAAACAAATCAACCGTCCGAAGCTGCCCAAACAGTTTGCGGGCGGCGGCCCGCCCGTGCTCATCCGTAAAATTCAGTCCCGGCAGGTCCAGGCAGTCAATCGTCGCATGGACTGTCTTGGCGGGTTTGTATAATTCCGTCAGCCAGTCCAGCCGCTCATCCGGAACCGGCACCATCACCTCATGAATCTCCGGTGCCCCCGGCGGAACCGGCGGTTTGCCGCTGACAGCGGACACCAGCGTGCTCTTGCCGGACTGAAGCATCCCGATTACTGCTGCTTTCATTCTTGACGTCCTCGCGGATAAACACTGTTTCCAAAACAATCATACGCCACAACCGCCGGAAAATCCTCCAGCACCAGTTCCCGAATCGCCTCCGGCCCTAACTCCTCATAGGCAACAATTCGGCTGGCGGCAATATGTTTCGACAAAAGCGCCCCAAAGCCGCCCATCGCCGAAAAATGGACCGCCCGATACTGCCGAAGGGCCTGCTGAACCTCTTTGGAACGGTATCCCTTCCCAATCGTGCCCTTCAGCCCGGCCTGAAAGAGGGCCGGCGCAAAGGCATCCATTCGGGCCGAGGTCGTCGGACCGGCCGAGCCGATTACACGCCCCGGCGCAGCCGGTGTCGGCCCCACATAATAAATTACCGCCCCTTTCAGGTCAAACGGAAGCGGCTGTCCGGCTTCCAAAAGGGCACACAGACGCCGATGCGCCTGGTCGCGGGCCGCATAAACAACCCCGTTCAGACGCACCCAGTCCCCGGCCCGAAGCCGGCTGATTTGCTCGTCTTTCAAAGGGGTCTGAATTCTTATTTCCGAAAAAGCACTCATCAACGCCCTATTATAGGAATAAAAGACGGATTTTCGACAAAATTTCCCCCTGGAAATCCGAACTTGTATCCTTTTTATTTTGGAAAAAAGATTGCCCTCCTGCCTCCGCAAAAGATATAATAAAGGCATGGCCAAATACCCGATTTTTCTGGAAATGGCCGGCCGGCGGGCTGTAGTTATTGGCGGCGGCCCCGTAGCCCTTCGAAAAGTGCAGGGGCTCGCAGAGGCGGGAGCTCGCGTTACCGTAGTCGCTGAACATATCCTGCCTGAAATTGAAGAGGTGCTGATTCAGCTCAATGCAGAAATCATCCTCAGCCGCTACCGGAAAGATTTTCTCGTCTCCGCCGCCCTCGTGATTGCCGCCACCAACAATCCAGACCTGAACCGCCGCATCTATGAAGACTGCCAGGAGCTCGAAATCCTCTGCAATGTGGTAGATCAGCCCGAACTGTGCGACTTCTTTGTGCCGGCCGTGGTCAAACGCGGCGACCTGCAGATTGCCATCGGCACCGAAGGGCACTGTCCGGCCTATGCCGGTCATCTCCGGCAGAAATTAGAAGAAATCTTCACGGACGCACACGGTCGTTTTGTGGATGAACTGGCCAAAGTCCGCTCCCGCATCATCGAAACCATTCCCGACAGTGACCAGCGGAAAGCCCTGCTGGGAAAACTGGCCAGCGACGAATCATTCCATTATTTCGCGGAACACGGACCGGAAGGATGGCGCCGTCACTGTGATGAAATGATCCGTCAGTGCTCCGTATAAATGAACAGCAAAGCAAGAGGACAGGCAATGAATCTGTATTTGATTCAGCATGCTCAGGCCTTCCCGAAAGAGCAGTATGCAGACCGACCCCTCACAGAGGAAGGATACTGGCAGGCCCAGCAGACCGCAGAGTTTGTGAAACGGCTGGGCATCTCCGTCGGAGCCGTCTGGCACAGCGGAAAAACGCGGGCCCTCCAGACGGCCAAACTCTTCCACGCCGCTGTAAAGGGGCCCTGCCCCCTGCACAAGCACGACGGGCTTTCTCCCGATGGCGACCCGGAGCCGATTGCCGAGGAAATTGAAAAAGCCCAAACCGACCTGATGATTGTCGGACACCTGCCGTTTTTGTCGCGGCTGGCCGGTCTGCTGCTCTGCGGCAGTGCAGACGCCGAACCCGTGCTTTTCGAAAAAGCCGGTGTGGTCTGTCTGCAGCGTAATGACGACGGCCTCTGGCAGCTAAACTGGCTCATCAAACCGGATATTTTATAACTCCGTTTGCCGTTCTGACATCGCAGGACCAACCGGTGACTCCGACTCCTCCAAAGGTTCCACCAGGCACCAATCCGGCGATTCCAGCCCCTTGAAATCCCACCCCGTCCGGCAGACATGACAGCTCATCTGGTCCGGCCGCCTCAGCGAACCGCAATTCAGACAAGTGACCATTTTTTCTTTGGGCCGCACCAGATTGAATGTAATCCATGCAGGTATCCCGAACAAAATCCCCGCTGCAAACCACCCGCGCGCAGCCCGGGACGAGCCGCCGAACGAAAGGAACTTCCTGCGGAGGCAAAGCCCGACCCAAAGACCCACGAAAAGCGAGGGCAGCAGCATCAAAAAGGTCGAAAAAAGCTGTGAAGGAAGACTCATCTGCCGACACCTTCGAAGAATCCCGATAAAACTGTGAGGACGGATAAACAACGCCCTCATACCGGCCCGCGGCTCGATTGCCTCCGCACACAGAAATGACAAACCGTGAAAAACCGCCGGCTGCAGCGAATCGGCAAAAAAGCGGGCGGTTATCGCCAGCGCTCCGTCCCCCCGTTCGAAAAGACGGCTCATCAGTTCCACTTCATAATTTTCTGAAACAGAATCCTCCGCAGCGGAATGAAACAGATTTCTGCCCGTCAGCTGCCCCTGAGCATCAAAACACTCGACAGCCAAACCGACCCCTTCGGGAGCCGCGGAGGCGGCACAGCAGCCATAATAGACCAGTCTGCCGTTTTCCTCACGGCACACAGGATACACCCGATATGCAGATAATTTGTTCGGTCGTCCCTCTGTCCGAGAGCCAAACAGATCAACCGGAGCAGGCAAACGTCCCGCGGGGCCTTCTATGCAGAGACTTTCTTTATTCAGACGCAGGATTTGTCCGTCTGCTTCCAGCATAAGCAGCCAGGGCCCAGCCGTATCCAGACGAAAATTAGAAGGAACTGTTTCCAACCTCCATTGTCCCGCATAACCGCCGGTCTGCCCTGTCTTCGGTGGCCTCCATCGACGAGCTTCCTTGGCGATAACAACAA
This portion of the Anaerohalosphaeraceae bacterium genome encodes:
- a CDS encoding bifunctional precorrin-2 dehydrogenase/sirohydrochlorin ferrochelatase; translated protein: MAKYPIFLEMAGRRAVVIGGGPVALRKVQGLAEAGARVTVVAEHILPEIEEVLIQLNAEIILSRYRKDFLVSAALVIAATNNPDLNRRIYEDCQELEILCNVVDQPELCDFFVPAVVKRGDLQIAIGTEGHCPAYAGHLRQKLEEIFTDAHGRFVDELAKVRSRIIETIPDSDQRKALLGKLASDESFHYFAEHGPEGWRRHCDEMIRQCSV
- the cobA gene encoding uroporphyrinogen-III C-methyltransferase, producing MHKSKIYFVGAGPGDPALITLRGAQLLRQADCVIFDGLVNEVLLEDCRPDCECLCVRKRTGETPFTQEQINRLLLEKAAQYPVVVRLKGGDPGFFGRTAEEIQTCIQGGIDFEVVPGVTAASAAAAYSGMFLTDRQFSSQVLFVTGQEAPDKNESSIDWDFLAGFRGTIAFYMAMSNLEQIVASLLANGKPADTPAAVIQNASLPHQRLVQASLERIASVCRQEGMDAPAIVLIGPTAVYREETDWFRRRPLASRTILIARDEEGNRSLSRRLNELGADVLGLPVLAVRNFAQTGAADTALNQLEEFDWVVFTSRRGVEFSLQRLGELGKDARAFGRARIACIGPETARALCEYGLRADFVPTTFTGQALAEELSAKEPPAGKKFLLLRSAVAPDDLPKSLQRQGAVVEEVSIYTAEPAELPARQIEPVLGRLSRRKIDWILFASSSAVSAFLKVVPKETVLKSGAKIASIGPSTTRRLLEEELPAALEAPVHTLEGLTEALIRYYD
- a CDS encoding radical SAM protein gives rise to the protein MINISKLYCGKSGRSDELRYPPHRNHKPIVVFNCTRRCNLLCRHCYSHVRSGGKEPELTTEQARRLIGQIADYGCPVLLFSGGEPLLREDLFALIECACCRGIRTVLSTNGTLIQDSTAERLAALGVSYVGISLDGPAEFHDDFRQVKGAFAAAVEGIRSCRRAGIPAGIRFTMTADNIRQIPLLFQIAADLDVRRICFYHLIRTGRAEDLVEAVPSAALVREAMDSILSCTERMTAAGQADEVLTVGNHADGPYILMRLRRLSLERAADAEVLLRRAAGNRIGQNIAAVDWAGRVYPDQFWRSYSLGNILEKPFAQIWENPAEPVLTILRNKKKYRDPRCRRCRWFDLCGGNFRSLDGSANIELWRNEPPCYLTEEEIALEQE
- the hemA gene encoding glutamyl-tRNA reductase, with amino-acid sequence MKLVCCGVSFRDAPYEAREKLAFSEERQRSLLRALKGHSSVQESVILCTCNRTELYLTVEKTADSAGLLEEVIRGMDPSAADSWHRYAKEYVGTKAVEHLFAVAAGLDSQMLGEHQIISQLKAAYALANEEQTTRYLFHRLMHRAFRASKEVRSRTILQSGTISLGAAAVELAWKEMSLPGAKVLLLGAGENAELVGRLLVKVGIGQLWIVSRRLESARQLAAALRFGQPAEFGSLGDLLGQADLAVCTTASPTPLITAAEHSYLLTQRSRPILILDLAMPRDVEPALGEIAQVRLFNLDDLNRQTEASRSIQVEQIQQAEQIVAEHAQRFAAWLDSLQTADLVSDLSSRYRQLAQKEARRYQRYFSKSEHAQLQRFAESLARKILHGPISYLKQCGSQEPSGDFLGVLDVVRKMLLEDPPKKRQKE
- a CDS encoding Fe-S-containing hydro-lyase; translated protein: MSAFSEIRIQTPLKDEQISRLRAGDWVRLNGVVYAARDQAHRRLCALLEAGQPLPFDLKGAVIYYVGPTPAAPGRVIGSAGPTTSARMDAFAPALFQAGLKGTIGKGYRSKEVQQALRQYRAVHFSAMGGFGALLSKHIAASRIVAYEELGPEAIRELVLEDFPAVVAYDCFGNSVYPRGRQE
- a CDS encoding MipA/OmpV family protein: MRNNLILIILSLSAVSDAEQNSSEAESVGKLWAGGGLLTLQKPYKGVESECYALPLLIYQGPKLTLFGPVATYSLFGEENRWAFQGLARIRTEGYNNNDSRYLDGMSDRDSTLELGVRYLHDLNFAVLSLDFSHDILDKHSGWESRLTLRKTFRDILDIQSLNLTPSFGVNWRNKQLNDYYYGVRTSESAPGRNAYSVGGSLGWLTGVQLNYKLSEKWSLFGLMNLEWLDNEITDSPIVEKDYTLSALAGLLFEF
- a CDS encoding NAD(P)H-dependent oxidoreductase; the encoded protein is MSRILYIQASPRKERSKSIQVADAFVKSYLKSHPADTVEKLNLFEADLPSFDGLAVQAKYTILHGQKHTAQEREVWDKVEKVIEHFKNADKYVFAVPMWNFGIPWRLKQYIDILVQPGYTFRFGQNGYEGLVRGKPAMVIYSRGGSYPADSPFDLQKKYFELILSFIGFEQIGSLLAEPTLAEPAESEKAVQRALEQARKAAETF
- the ychF gene encoding redox-regulated ATPase YchF, translated to MKAAVIGMLQSGKSTLVSAVSGKPPVPPGAPEIHEVMVPVPDERLDWLTELYKPAKTVHATIDCLDLPGLNFTDEHGRAAARKLFGQLRTVDLFVAVLRAFENDSVPAYRNRIDPRKDLEELKTEMLLADLELVTNRIDRLEKQMHKPTKTQARDKEELALHHKLQQVLESEKPLRQAALNAQELELIKPLGFLTLRPMMIVVNVGEKQVGQTMDLGAAADGAEVICLSAEIESELAQLDAESRAEFMKDLGITKPASAQFVQSCYRTLGLISFLTVGKDEVRAWPIRAGTIAHEAAGKVHSDIQRGFIRAETMSYEDLRRLGDEKAVKAAGRMRLEGKTYVVQDGDIICFRFNV
- the sixA gene encoding phosphohistidine phosphatase SixA; its protein translation is MNLYLIQHAQAFPKEQYADRPLTEEGYWQAQQTAEFVKRLGISVGAVWHSGKTRALQTAKLFHAAVKGPCPLHKHDGLSPDGDPEPIAEEIEKAQTDLMIVGHLPFLSRLAGLLLCGSADAEPVLFEKAGVVCLQRNDDGLWQLNWLIKPDIL
- the hemC gene encoding hydroxymethylbilane synthase produces the protein MTLLRAATRGSKLALIQTQRVIDALQKVCPGLSVEMQILRTQGDQQADAPLWKLEGSGFFTARLQQALLEGAADFAVHSFKDLPTQTPDGLCIAAVLERDFPEDVLLARRPIRNLQELPPSACVGTSSIRRQAQLLRRRPDVRVEPLRGNVETRLRKLQEGRYDAVILARAGLERLGIHGWNGLILDPLDFLPAPAQGVIAVEILRENERLFELFQTIHHVPTAAAAQAERRILARLHPGCHAPVGAYAAIENEQITLTAFASGPQGHPFLKERICGPVRNAVEWADCLAERLIEQGALEILKTNA